One genomic segment of Podarcis raffonei isolate rPodRaf1 chromosome 7, rPodRaf1.pri, whole genome shotgun sequence includes these proteins:
- the EDN1 gene encoding endothelin-1: MDYTRLILPLLFVISHTDAADAELGASESAQRQPSSAPWPLRRSKRCSCSSLMDKECVYFCHLDIIWINTPERIVPYGLGSPSRSRRSLEDLPLGRHGRCQCANLKDKKCTSFCETGKEHWTQSTTEKGWRNLHKDRGCKGLGLKCAFRQLANSKKMRRLDAISNSIKASFNIAKLKSRLHKPKQMKHNRTYQKQNIWESLKTTS, encoded by the exons ATGGATTACACGCGATTGATCCTTCCCCTGCTCTTTGTGATCAGCCACACAG ATGCTGCAGACGCGGAGCTCGGCGCCTCCGAGAGCGCCCAAAGGCAGCCTTCGAGCGCCCCCTGGCCGCTGCGCAGGTCCAAGCGGTGCTCCTGCTCTTCCCTGATGGATAAGGAGTGTGTCTATTTCTGCCACCTGGACATCATCTGGATCAACACTCCCGA GCGAATTGTGCCATATGGGCTCGGGAGTCCTTCCCGATCAAGGCGGTCACTGGAAGATTTACCTCTTGGAAGACATGGAAGATGCCAGTGTGCTAACCTAAAAGACAAGAAGTGCACAAGCTTCTGCGAGACTGGAAAAGAACACTG gACTCAGTCCACCACAGAGAAAGGCTGGAGAAATCTTCATAAAGATAGAGGTTGCAAAGGGCTTGGATTGAAATGTGCGTTCAGACAACTGGCTAACAGCAAGAAAATGAGAAG GTTGGATGCCATCAGTAATAGTATCAAAGCGTCTTTTAATATTGCCAAACTGAAGAGCAGGCTGCACAAACCGAAGCAGATGAAGCATAACCGAACATATCAAAAGCAAAATATTTGGGAAAGCCTGAAGACGACGTCTTAG